DNA from Acidobacteriota bacterium:
TCTTGCCGGAGTTGATCTGGAAGTCAAGCCGGGCCTTCATTCCTTGTCCGGAACGGTTTGGACGTCGGACGGGCGGTCCAAGCCGATCCGAAAGAGCCTCAGGGTTCTGCCCAAGAAATTTCCAACGCAGCGTATACGAGTCCGGCAGAAGTACGTCACCCTCAACCCGAAGGACTCGGAGAGGGCTGCGCGGGAGCACCGGCAGTTGACCGAAATCTGGCAGTCGGCCACGGCTCGAAGGATGTGGACGGAGCCCTTTATCCGGCCGGTTGCGAGCAAGCTGACCAGTGGTTTTGGCAGACGCAGAATCGTCAACGGAGAACCTCGCAGCCCGCATTCGGGAGTCGACCTGAAAGCCACCACCGGAACTCCGATCCGGGCTACCAATGCGGGCAGGGTGGTGATGGCCAAGGATCTGTTTTTTGCCGGCAAGACCATCATTCTGGACCATGGGCTGGGGCTCTATACCGTCTATGCCCACTGTTCGAGGATGCGGACCAAGACGGGAGACCAGGTGGCGCAGGGCCAAGTCATCGGGGAGGTCGGCGCCACCGGTCGGGTGACCGGCCCCCACCTGCACTGGGGCTGTCGCATCAACGGTGCACGTGTCAATCCACTCAACCTCACTACATTGACGTCCGACTCCGATGCCGGACCGTAGCCGGGTTCGGTGCTCGCCACCACGCGCCTCCAAAGACGAGTCGCGCCGCACCAACCACAAGAGCGGCGTGCCGCCGCTCTCCATCGACGAGGGACGGCCA
Protein-coding regions in this window:
- a CDS encoding M23 family metallopeptidase, with the protein product MGQSADAPVLVEIPSKALVPGDLLQVRLHAQSPISRIECSFIEQQVMFYPLGDGRRWEALAGVDLEVKPGLHSLSGTVWTSDGRSKPIRKSLRVLPKKFPTQRIRVRQKYVTLNPKDSERAAREHRQLTEIWQSATARRMWTEPFIRPVASKLTSGFGRRRIVNGEPRSPHSGVDLKATTGTPIRATNAGRVVMAKDLFFAGKTIILDHGLGLYTVYAHCSRMRTKTGDQVAQGQVIGEVGATGRVTGPHLHWGCRINGARVNPLNLTTLTSDSDAGP